CGCTGGTGGGTGAAAGCGCGGGCGGCGGGCATGCGGCGCTTGTCGCGCTGGCGGCGCGAGATCGTGGCGAGGTCCCGGTGTGCTTCCAGTGCCTGACTTACCCAATGCTGGACGACCGGACCGGCACGTCGCGGCAATTGGCCGAGCACATCGGTTGGTTCGGCTGGAGCGCGGAGGCCAACCGCTTCGGCTGGGCCTCGTTCCTGGGCTGCCAACCGGGAGGCGATGCGGCTCCGGTCGCGGCAGTACCGGCCCGGCGCGAGGATCTCGCGGGATTGCCGCCGACGTGGATCGGGGTGGGCGGGCTGGACCTGTTCGTCGAGGAGGGTATCGATTTCGCCTTGCGGCTGAACCGTGCGGGGGTTGCGACAGAGCTGCTGGTGGTGCCCGGCGCCTTCCATGGCTTCGACTCGTTTCGGCGCGATGCGGCGGTATCGCGGCGGTTCGCTCGCGCGAGAATGGAGGCGCTGCGACGCGGCCTCGGCATCTGTCTATCGCAGGCGTAGCAAAACGCCCGCCGGCAAGTGCGGGATAACGCCTGGGAAGAGATCAACGGCGGACGTGCGGCCGGCGCTGGCCTGGCACGACAGGCTTGGCTCGAGTTCCGTCGTGCAAAAGGCTGAAGGAGGAACGCGAAAGCGGAACCGTCAGCTCGACCTCTGTTGCACGAAGCGCCGAGGATAGAGGCTCGCAGTGTCCCCTCGGCTCGCGACGGCTGGCTTATAGCAGGGCCGTCGGGATATGGCTTCGCATCCGGGTGCAGGCGCCCGTCTTGAGCGCCGGCCGCAGGGTGCGGGTGTTGGAACGATGCGCATCGTCCCCCGCACCCGCCGTGTCTTGGATCGCTCCAACTGCTACGGCATATAACCTAATTGGCACTATATGTCAAGCTTCATCGTCGACCCGGGTCTCGCCCGGGTCGACCATGTCCTTCACTTCCCGAACGCGAACGGCCGCAGCGTGAGCTTCAGGAACACCTGGCGGCCCGGCTCGTCGAACGTCAGGATCTCGTCCACGCCCGCCGGCCCTGCGCCATTGGTGCCGGTCTGCTGGCCGAACAGGATCACGCTGTTGGCGAAGTTGCTGGTTAGCTTGTTGCCACTGGTGAGCTTGTTGTTGAGGTTGTTGCCAACCAGGGACAGCTCCCAACTCTCGTTAGCAGCCTTGAGCGCCAGGTAGCCGTTCACCTTGATGTACGCGCGCTGGTACAAGTCGCGCCGCCGGCCGAGGCCCGCGAGATAGCGGCTGGAGTATTCGTTGCTGTTGCCCAGCGAGAGCGTCATGCCGGAGCCGACGGGCATCTCGTAGCCGAAGCCGAATGTCGCTTGCCACTCGGGGGCGCGCACCAGCGGAATGCCCGAGAGGTCCTGCACCGGCGCCACTCCGGTGCCAATCGGCGTGATCACACAGCCAGCGGCAATGGTCTGGCCGCCGTAGCAGGGCACGTTCTCCAGCTTGAGGAAGCGCGCGTGGTTCCAGTTCAGCGCGGCATTGAGCATCAGGCCCTCGATGCCGGCGGGGCGGAATGCCGCGTCGAAGTCGGCGCCGTAGACTTCGGCCGAACCGGCATTGAGCGTGCGGGTGATCGGCAACCCGCCCGACGGTCCGGTCGGGTCTGTCGGCTCGGTGGCGCCGACTTGCAGGCCCTTGTAGCGGTAATAGTAGCCCGCCAGGTTCACGAACAAGGCGCGGTCGAACGCGCGGGCCTTGATGCCCACCTCGGCGCCGCGCACCCGCTCGTCGCCGAAGGAATTGTCGCTGACCGGGCGCGTCTGCGGGTTGGTGATGGTGAACGAGCCCGACTTGTAGGCCTGCTTCAGCGAGGCGAAGAGGGTGAAGTCGTCGGTGGGCGTGTACGTCGCGGTCAGTTCCGGCGACCAGTTGCGCGAGGAAATCTTGGGCGTTGGCGGGGTGACCGGCAGGTAGCCGCCGGCGGCCGCGTTGATGAGTGTCGGCCGATCGCTGCGCTGCTCTGAGGTCCAGCGCGCCCCGCCGGCGATCTCCAGCACCGGAACGGGCTTCCAGCGCAACTGGCCGAACAGTGAAACCGAGTCGATCGACAAGTTGTGCTCGCCCGATGCGAGCAGCGCCGGCAGCCTGAGCGCGGTGTTCCCGCCCGCGGTGATGCGATTGTAGACCTGCCCGTCTTGGTAGAACAGACCGGCGAGGAAGTTGACGGGGCTCTCGCCGAAGTCGGACTCGATCCGGAACTCCTGCGTCAGGTCGCGGCGGCGGAACCGGTTGTCCGTGTAGAGCAGCGAGGCCGCGTAACCGCCACTCGTCGAATTGATGAACGTCGACGACTTCGCCTTATAATAGCCGCTGGTCGATGTGGCGGTAACGCCGTCGGTCAGCCGCGCCACCATCTCGAGTGTGCCGAAGTGCTGATCAAGGTCGAGAAAGGGCGTGCCGCCGTTCAGCGCCAGCGGGAACGCGGCGGGGCTGAAGTCGACTAGGTAGTGCGTGCGGTCGTACTTGCAGTCCTCGTTGGGGTTGAAGAACGGCACCCCGGAAGGTGCGCCGATCCCGTCGGGGCACGAGGAGACTTGCGGGCTGCCGCCGCCCTCGGCGCGGTCATGCGTGAAGTTGACCTTCAGCCGCGCGCGGAACGCCGGCGACGGCTCGTAGACCGCCGTGCCGCGCATGATCCAGTTCTTGCTCGGGTTGATGCGGTCGTACTTGGGATTGGCGCCGCCAAGGCCGGGCGCCGCGGTGGCCGGGTTCTTGAACCAGCCGTCCTCCTTCGACAGCATGCCGGCGAGGCGCACCCCGAACGTATCGGTGAGCGGGCCGGAGAGCATCAGCTCGCCGCGGCGCTGGCGGGCCTGGAACTCGTAGCTCGCTCGGCCGATCGCCTCCCATTCCTTGCCGGGATCGGCTGTGGTCAACGCGATCACGCCGCCCGGGCTGCTCTTGCCGAAGAACAGCGCCTGCGGGCCCTTGAGCACTTCGGCCTGCGCCAAGTCGAAGAAGCCGGACTGGTAGGCGAGGCCCTGGCTCAGCTGCAGCCCGTCGATGTTGAGCGACACCGACTGGTCGATGCCGGCGTCGAGCGAGGTGGTGCCCACGCCGCGCAGCGAGATCTGCGTGCCGATCGTCAACACCGAGTTGCCCATCTTGATGCCGGGCACGAACGAGGTGAGCGCGTGCAAGTCGACGATCTGGTGGTTCTCCAGCGTCTCGGCCGAGACCACCGCTTCCACCACCGGCACGTTGAGGATCGATTCCTGCCGCTTGCGCGCGGTGACGATGATGCCAGCAGGACCCGCTCGGACACCGTCCGCAGCAGGAGCGTCTTGCGCGCGAGCAGGCATTGTCCAGGCCGTCGCGGCGGCCGCACAGCAGAGCAGGTATCGCGCTTTCATCATCTCTTCCCCCAAGTCGTTCGTCGTTCGAAACGCCGTCGTGCGGGAAGGTCGCTGCCGTGATCGGCATGCGAACGGATGTACGGCATCGCTGCCGCGCCTCTCCCCTGCCCACTTGCTTCGTGGCTGTCGTGCCACTTGTGTAATTATTGAAACTGGATAGTTTCTAAAATCAAGAACCGGCCGCTGTAAAGACAAATCGCACGCAAGCGGCGAAACGCGTGGGGGAGAGGATCATGCAGGGGCATCGGAAGAGGGTTGTGCTGGCGGTTCTCGCCTTGCTTTCGGCCTGCGGTCAGCGCGGCGATGCGCCGGGCGGAACGGGCGAGGACTGGCTGACGCATGGCGGGGCCGACGACCAGAGCGGCTACAGCCGGCTCCAGCAAGTGGACACCGGCAACGTCTCGCGCCTCGGCCTCGCCTGGGCGCTGGAACTGCCGGGCGAGGTCTCGCTGGAGGCGACGCCGCTGGCGGTCGGCGGGACGCTGTACTTCACCGGCAGCCACTCGAAGGTCTACGCCGCCGATGCGCTGAGCGGCAAGCTGCGCTGGTCGTACGATCCAGAAGTCTGGCGCTATCCCAAGAAGATCAAGATCGTGTTCCCGGTCCATCGCGGCTGCGCCTATGCCGACGGGCTGGTGTTCTCGGGCACGCTCGACGGGCGGCTGTTGGCGCTCGACGCCGCCACAGGGGCGCTGCGCTGGAGCGTGGCGACAGTGGAGCAGGACGACCATCGCACCATCACCGGCGCGCCGATCACCTTCGATGGCCTGGTGCTGATCGGTCATGGCGGCGCCGACTACGGCGAACGCGGCTACGTCACCGCTTATAACCAGAAGACCGGGCAGCAGCGCTGGCGCTTCTACACAGTGCCGGGCAGCCCGCAACAGAACGCTGGCGACCCGGCCATGCAAGCGGCAGCGA
The sequence above is a segment of the Novosphingobium sp. 9U genome. Coding sequences within it:
- a CDS encoding TonB-dependent receptor yields the protein MKARYLLCCAAAATAWTMPARAQDAPAADGVRAGPAGIIVTARKRQESILNVPVVEAVVSAETLENHQIVDLHALTSFVPGIKMGNSVLTIGTQISLRGVGTTSLDAGIDQSVSLNIDGLQLSQGLAYQSGFFDLAQAEVLKGPQALFFGKSSPGGVIALTTADPGKEWEAIGRASYEFQARQRRGELMLSGPLTDTFGVRLAGMLSKEDGWFKNPATAAPGLGGANPKYDRINPSKNWIMRGTAVYEPSPAFRARLKVNFTHDRAEGGGSPQVSSCPDGIGAPSGVPFFNPNEDCKYDRTHYLVDFSPAAFPLALNGGTPFLDLDQHFGTLEMVARLTDGVTATSTSGYYKAKSSTFINSTSGGYAASLLYTDNRFRRRDLTQEFRIESDFGESPVNFLAGLFYQDGQVYNRITAGGNTALRLPALLASGEHNLSIDSVSLFGQLRWKPVPVLEIAGGARWTSEQRSDRPTLINAAAGGYLPVTPPTPKISSRNWSPELTATYTPTDDFTLFASLKQAYKSGSFTITNPQTRPVSDNSFGDERVRGAEVGIKARAFDRALFVNLAGYYYRYKGLQVGATEPTDPTGPSGGLPITRTLNAGSAEVYGADFDAAFRPAGIEGLMLNAALNWNHARFLKLENVPCYGGQTIAAGCVITPIGTGVAPVQDLSGIPLVRAPEWQATFGFGYEMPVGSGMTLSLGNSNEYSSRYLAGLGRRRDLYQRAYIKVNGYLALKAANESWELSLVGNNLNNKLTSGNKLTSNFANSVILFGQQTGTNGAGPAGVDEILTFDEPGRQVFLKLTLRPFAFGK
- a CDS encoding alpha/beta hydrolase, whose protein sequence is MTPDYTRLVNPELLEAALFMRETTLAYTPMTRDKLQSRRAWMEENAGTPLPHVPYEVRGIPRTSGPDVLVYVVNPQPGRSRPGVLHMHGGGFTASTALLSLPQVQAMAAELDCTVVSVDYRLAPETTWEGSLDDNYTALLWLHANADALGVARDRIALVGESAGGGHAALVALAARDRGEVPVCFQCLTYPMLDDRTGTSRQLAEHIGWFGWSAEANRFGWASFLGCQPGGDAAPVAAVPARREDLAGLPPTWIGVGGLDLFVEEGIDFALRLNRAGVATELLVVPGAFHGFDSFRRDAAVSRRFARARMEALRRGLGICLSQA